A genomic region of Mycobacterium sp. Aquia_213 contains the following coding sequences:
- a CDS encoding class I SAM-dependent methyltransferase produces MAATKLGVFESLSRQSATPVEIAERCGTDAVATQKLLVALAGSDYLLYRDGRYALTPTARTWLLSESPCSVVDAVLFAFDEWELMMHVEDYVRTGIPLELHQTMTGVQWNHYLRSMRALAALTAHEVAQFIPVPGGATDMIDVGGAHGHYSVALCRRHSQLRSVVLDLPDAVRAAAPLLATENMGARVVHLEADALTHDFGVKTYDVVLLCNLAHHFSATENALLFRRLGQALRPRGVFAVIEPLHLETGDGASQFAALNELYFGVTRSGAWTPRDTASWQRAAGLQPAAEPITLSDGDVGLQIATKI; encoded by the coding sequence ATGGCGGCAACCAAACTCGGCGTGTTCGAGTCATTGAGCCGGCAGTCCGCGACGCCCGTCGAAATCGCCGAGCGCTGCGGAACCGATGCGGTGGCAACGCAGAAGCTGCTGGTTGCCCTCGCCGGGTCCGACTACCTGCTGTACCGCGATGGCCGGTATGCGCTGACGCCGACCGCGCGCACCTGGCTGCTTTCGGAAAGCCCCTGCTCGGTGGTCGATGCGGTGCTCTTCGCGTTCGACGAGTGGGAGCTCATGATGCACGTCGAAGACTATGTGCGTACCGGTATCCCCCTCGAGTTGCACCAGACCATGACCGGCGTGCAGTGGAATCACTACCTGCGGTCCATGCGGGCACTGGCCGCCCTGACGGCGCACGAAGTCGCGCAGTTCATCCCGGTACCGGGCGGTGCGACCGACATGATCGACGTCGGCGGCGCGCACGGGCATTACTCGGTTGCCTTGTGCCGGCGCCATTCCCAGCTCCGTTCGGTGGTTCTGGACTTGCCCGATGCCGTCAGAGCCGCGGCGCCGCTGCTGGCCACCGAGAACATGGGCGCTCGCGTCGTCCATCTCGAAGCTGACGCGCTGACGCATGATTTCGGTGTCAAGACCTACGACGTGGTGCTGTTGTGCAATCTCGCACACCACTTCAGTGCCACCGAGAATGCGCTGCTGTTCCGGCGCCTGGGGCAGGCCTTGCGGCCACGCGGCGTCTTCGCGGTGATCGAACCCCTGCACCTCGAAACAGGTGATGGTGCAAGCCAATTCGCTGCACTGAACGAGCTGTACTTTGGAGTGACCCGCTCCGGGGCATGGACACCGCGTGACACCGCGAGCTGGCAGCGTGCTGCTGGATTGCAGCCCGCGGCCGAACCGATCACGCTGAGCGACGGCGATGTCGGCTTACAGATCGCGACGAAAATCTAG
- the lpqB gene encoding MtrAB system accessory lipoprotein LpqB: MRRLLVALLAVLLAGCAGVPSTSAPQAIGTVERPAPSNLPKPTPGMDPDVLLREFLKATADPANRHLAARQFLTQSASNGWDDAGSALLIDHVVFVETRGAERVSATMRADILGSLSDIGVFETAEGVLPDPGAIELVKTSGGWRIDKLPNGVFLDWQQFQATYKRNTLYFADPTGKTVVPDPRYVAVSDHDQLPTELMSKLLAGPRPEMGHTVRNLLAPPLRLRGPVTRADGGKNGIGRGYGGARIDLQKLSTTDPHSRQLLAAQIIWTLARADIRGPYVINADGAPLDDRFAEGWTTSDVAATDPGVADGAGAGLHALINGSLVGLDGQRTSTVPGAFGRMGDQTLAALSRSGRQVASVVTLHRGAPDMAESLWIGDLGGEAVQSADGHSLSRPSWALDDAVWLVVDGNNVLRAIQEPASGQPARLPVDSGALASKFPGPITDLQLSRDGTRAAMVIGGEVILAGVEQTQAGQYALTYPRRLGFGLGNTVVSLYWRTGDDMVVTRNDLAHPVSYVNLDGVNSDAPAHGLQIPLTAIAANPSTVYVAAPQGVLQYSASAPESQQTWSDVPGLMTGGAVPVLPG; the protein is encoded by the coding sequence ATGCGGAGGCTGCTGGTCGCGCTGCTGGCGGTGCTGCTGGCCGGCTGTGCGGGGGTTCCCAGCACGTCGGCGCCGCAGGCCATCGGCACCGTCGAGCGACCCGCACCGTCGAACCTGCCCAAGCCGACCCCCGGCATGGATCCCGACGTGTTGCTCCGCGAATTCCTCAAGGCCACCGCCGATCCGGCCAACCGGCACCTGGCGGCGCGGCAGTTCCTCACCCAGTCGGCATCCAATGGCTGGGACGACGCCGGTAGCGCCCTGCTGATCGACCACGTGGTGTTCGTCGAAACCCGTGGTGCCGAACGGGTTTCGGCGACGATGCGGGCCGACATCCTGGGCTCGCTGTCCGACATCGGGGTGTTTGAAACGGCCGAGGGTGTGCTGCCCGACCCGGGCGCGATCGAGCTGGTCAAGACATCCGGCGGCTGGCGAATCGACAAGCTGCCCAACGGTGTTTTCCTGGACTGGCAACAGTTTCAGGCCACCTACAAGCGCAACACGCTGTACTTCGCCGACCCGACCGGTAAGACGGTGGTGCCCGACCCGCGCTATGTCGCGGTCTCCGACCACGATCAGCTGCCCACCGAACTCATGTCCAAGCTATTGGCCGGACCCCGGCCCGAGATGGGACACACGGTTCGCAACCTGCTCGCCCCGCCGCTGCGCCTGCGCGGGCCGGTGACCCGGGCCGACGGTGGCAAGAACGGGATCGGGCGAGGCTACGGCGGTGCGCGCATCGATTTGCAGAAGCTCTCCACCACCGATCCGCACAGTAGGCAATTGCTTGCCGCACAGATCATTTGGACGCTGGCCAGAGCCGACATCAGAGGCCCGTATGTGATCAACGCCGACGGGGCGCCGCTGGATGACAGGTTCGCCGAAGGGTGGACCACCTCCGATGTCGCCGCCACCGACCCGGGCGTGGCCGACGGCGCCGGCGCGGGGCTGCACGCCCTGATCAACGGATCGCTGGTCGGCCTGGACGGGCAGCGGACCAGCACGGTGCCCGGCGCGTTCGGCCGGATGGGCGACCAGACGCTGGCCGCGTTGTCCCGCAGTGGGCGCCAGGTGGCCTCCGTCGTGACCCTGCACCGCGGCGCCCCGGACATGGCGGAGTCGCTGTGGATCGGTGATCTCGGCGGCGAGGCGGTCCAATCTGCCGACGGGCACAGCCTGTCGCGTCCCAGCTGGGCGCTCGACGACGCGGTCTGGCTGGTGGTGGACGGCAATAACGTGCTGCGGGCCATCCAGGAACCGGCATCGGGGCAGCCCGCGCGCCTCCCGGTCGATTCCGGGGCGCTGGCGAGCAAGTTCCCGGGGCCGATCACCGACCTGCAGCTGTCCCGTGACGGCACGCGGGCCGCGATGGTGATCGGCGGCGAGGTCATTCTCGCCGGTGTGGAGCAGACGCAGGCCGGGCAGTATGCGCTGACCTATCCCCGGCGGTTGGGTTTCGGGCTGGGCAATACGGTGGTGTCCCTGTACTGGCGCACCGGCGACGACATGGTGGTGACCCGCAATGACCTCGCGCATCCGGTCTCGTACGTGAACCTCGACGGGGTGAACTCCGACGCCCCCGCGCACGGTTTGCAGATTCCGCTGACCGCGATCGCGGCCAACCCGTCGACCGTCTACGTTGCGGCTCCGCAAGGCGTGCTGCAGTATTCGGCGTCCGCGCCGGAAAGTCAGCAGACGTGGTCGGACGTGCCGGGCTTGATGACCGGTGGCGCCGTTCCGGTGCTGCCGGGCTAG